In Nycticebus coucang isolate mNycCou1 chromosome 9, mNycCou1.pri, whole genome shotgun sequence, the following are encoded in one genomic region:
- the SAYSD1 gene encoding SAYSvFN domain-containing protein 1 translates to MEQRLAEFRAARKRAGLEAHPSTSSQSARTSGEKAEAAATLRVAPSWLKRFLSWKPKPASARAYASLTQEAAQPGSSTAQPPRNLAVPPPSCQNQSFLTNITFLKVLLWLVLLGLFVELEFGLVYFVLSLFYWMYVGTRGPAEKKEGEKSAYSVFNPGCEAIQGTLTVEQLERELQFRPPAGT, encoded by the exons ATGGAACAGAGGTTAGCCGAGTTTCGCGCGGCCAGAAAACGGGCCGGCCTGGAAGCCCACCCCAGCACTTCGAGCCAGAGCGCACGAACCTCGGGAGAGAAGGCGGAAGCAGCTGCGACTCTAAGGGTAGCCCCAAGCTGGCTAAAGCGGTTCCTGTCTTGGAAACCGAAGCCTGCAAGTGCCCGGGCCTATGCCAGCCTCACTCAg GAAGCAGCTCAGCCTGGGAGCAGCACAGCACAGCCACCCCGGAATCTAGCTGTTCCTCCACCATCGTGCCAGAACCAGTCCTTCTTGACCAACATCACCTTCTTGAAGGTTCTTCTCTGGTTGGTCCTACTGGGACTATTTGTGGAACTGGAATTTGGCCTGGTTTATTTTGTCCTGTCTTTGTTCTACTGGATGTATGTTGGGACACGAGGCCCtgcagagaagaaggaaggagagaaaagtgcCTACTCTGTGTTCAACCCCGGCTGTGAAGCCATCCAGGGCACCCTGACTGTAGAGCAGCTGGAGCGCGAGTTACAGTTTAGACCCCCGGCGGGGACATAG
- the LOC128594520 gene encoding phosphoribosyl pyrophosphate synthase-associated protein 1-like, with amino-acid sequence MPKKLLLLPLLSASSAIRTPRARPVVPPAMNAARTCYWVFSANSTATCTELAKHITECLGAELGNSVVYQETNGATRVEMKESVGGQDIFIIQTIPRDVNTAMMELLIMAYALKTSCAWSIIGVIPYFPYSKQSKMRKRGSIVCKLLASMLAKAGLTHIITMDLHQKEIQGFFSFPVDNLRASPFLLQYIQEEIPNYRNAVIVAKSPDAAKRAQSYAERLRLGLAVIHGEAQCTELDIDDGRHSPTMVKKATVHLGLELPLMMAKEKPPITVIGDVGGCIAIIVDDIIDDVESFVAAAEILKEKGAYKIYVMATHGILSADAPRLIEESSIDEVVVTNTMPHEVQKLQCPKIKTVDISLILSEAIRRIHNRESMAYLFRNITVDD; translated from the coding sequence ATGCCCAAGAAACTGCTGCTGCTCCCACTGCTGTCCGCGTCCTCTGCCATCCGCACCCCGAGAGCCCGCCCCGTGGTCCCGCCAGCCATGAACGCCGCCCGCACCTGCTACTGGGTCTTCTCGGCCAACTCCACGGCCACCTGCACGGAGCTGGCCAAGCACATCACCGAGTGTCTTGGTGCTGAATTGGGGAATTCTGTTGTATACCAAGAGACCAATGGAGCAACAAGAGTTGAAATGAAAGAGTCTGTTGGTGGCCAAGATATTTTCATTATACAGACAATACCCAGAGATGTGAATACAGCCATGATGGAGTTGCTGATCATGGCCTATGCGTTGAAGACTTCCTGTGCCTGGAGTATTATTGGAGTCATCCCTTATTTCCCCTACAGCAAGCAGAGCAAGATGAGGAAGAGGGGCTCCATCGTGTGCAAGCTCCTCGCGTCCATGCTGGCGAAAGCAGGTCTAACTCACATTATCACTATGGACCTTCACCAAAAGGAGATACAAGGCTTTTTCAGCTTTCCTGTGGACAACCTCAGAGCCTCACCTTTCCTGCTTCAGTATATCCAGGAAGAAATTCCAAATTACAGAAATGCAGTCATTGTAGCTAAGTCTCCTGATGCTGCAAAAAGGGCCCAGTCCTATGCTGAGAGGTTGCGTCTGGGCTTGGCTGTCATCCACGGGGAAGCTCAGTGCACAGAGCTGGACATAGATGATGGTCGCCACTCTCCCACTATGGTCAAAAAAGCCACTGTGCACCTGGGCCTGGAGTTGCCATTGATGATGGCCAAAGAGAAGCCACCAATAACTGTCATTGGAGATGTTGGAGGCTGCATTGCAATCATAGTGGATGACATTATTGACGATGTGGAGAGTTTTGTTGCTGCTGCAGAGATCCTGAAAGAGAAAGGTGCTTATAAAATCTATGTCATGGCCACCCATGGCATCCTGTCTGCAGATGCCCCCCGCCTGATTGAGGAGTCCTCCATTGATGAGGTGGTGGTGACGAATACTATGCCTCATGAGGTGCAGAAGCTGCAGTGTCCCAAGATCAAGACTGTGGATATAAGTTTGATTCTTTCTGAAGCTATTCGAAGAATCCATAACAGAGAATCCATGGCTTACCTTTTCCGAAACATCACTGTGGATGACTAG